Part of the Tenebrio molitor chromosome 4, icTenMoli1.1, whole genome shotgun sequence genome, TGTTAGCGGGAGAGATacaattaaacaaaacaatttatttatttccggaAAATCGATAGGTATCTAGTGatatcatttttataaataaatttgtgacagaatttggataaaacaaaaggcgactagatcaaaattttacttttaaaattaagacattaccaacggccacaaaaatcccttaatcgactaaatttaaaaaaaattgattaaaaggggcaaattacaaaaaaacagtataaaaaactcgatTCATAAGACCtcgaagcactcattctttaaaataactcactcgttttttaaacttgaattcgtgcttcaagactggtcttttgaaacttgttttttaacaTACTAGGTATTACGATGCCAAAAGGTGTGTTGCGGTTTGGAAGATGTAAAGCGTGCTGGAACAAAATCGGAAATTGTGTGTTAATAAAAGCAATAGCTGACACTAAaaattgatgattttttttttatttaccagAACATCTTCCTGTAACTTTATCACATCCATCACCTGTACATAATGGACCACATTCGTTGCTGCAGGAAGATCCCCAGCTTCCATTTTCACAACCTGcaacataattaattattttattccgcCATTCAAATGAATTCGTCTAGTTTACTCTGCTGACATAAGAATCCTTGGTATCCCCAAGCGCAACCGCACTGGGAACCCTGGCAAACTCTGTGCTTTTGACAATATTCGAACTCATTGCCTAGAACGTTGTTACAACTCATGTTACAATATTTTCCTAATTTTCCAGGTTCACAATCAAAGGCTGTATTCATAGTTCCATTGTCTTTATCTTCAGATTCCAAACCATCCAAAGTGTGACATGCATAATATGTTGTCAAATTTGGAGAATCTAATCTGTGAATATTTTCTAgtagaaacatttttctttgtcCATTAATTTCTGTTTGAATTTTATGACAATTTCTTTGTCTTGATTtagcaaattaaatttatcaaaagaTAACAACAAACGAACAATGGTAAAAAGATACAGTAAAATAATTACCTGTATTGTGTTTTACCAGAATACCATCTGATGTCAACTTCCCATAGTCCATAATCCTCAAATTCTCTAGTCCTTCTATGGAattcaattttggttttttgaaAAGGTTGAATTTCTATTACATGTTCTCGCCAGGACTTCAAAATAGATGAAGACTCATGTCTAGGATAAATCGATGTTGTGTGATTATTAGTACCAAATACAACTATTTTTAAGAAGCAAGCCTTGCACAATGATACATAGAATACTACGTAAGATAACTTTTCTATACTAGGAACCAATAAAACTGTGGGTTGTTCCTTGGTGGTTTCATTCGCCCATATAGAAGAATCTACAAAATAcaagtttaaataatttaattacat contains:
- the LOC138128548 gene encoding uncharacterized protein isoform X2 yields the protein MRLLKYVLYISLILVVNSNIITLQNDSYVTCVSANISSPIFLVPPITSVNKYTSSILQKVNWTTDNWILKNESVVGSLIVDKRWEDLSTIKSNYQMFNSTKSISFSLYVHSVTKIEIFINDEQNLDHFQHEIKNIKKWNHYAISVHNNNVYVLENGQTIRTTLDFNPYEFVIKSKEDIFWKIHNYSSIWANETTKEQPTVLLVPSIEKLSYVVFYVSLCKACFLKIVVFGTNNHTTSIYPRHESSSILKSWREHVIEIQPFQKTKIEFHRRTREFEDYGLWEVDIRWYSGKTQYRLDSPNLTTYYACHTLDGLESEDKDNGTMNTAFDCEPGKLGKYCNMSCNNVLGNEFEYCQKHRVCQGSQCGCAWGYQGFLCQQSCENGSWGSSCSNECGPLCTGDGCDKVTGRCSARFTSSKPQHTFWHRNT
- the LOC138128548 gene encoding uncharacterized protein isoform X1 codes for the protein MRLLKYVLYISLILVVNSNIITLQNDSYVTCVSANISSPIFLVPPITSVNKYTSSILQKVNWTTDNWILKNESVVGSLIVDKRWEDLSTIKSNYQMFNSTKSISFSLYVHSVTKIEIFINDEQNLDHFQHEIKNIKKWNHYAISVHNNNVYVLENGQTIRTTLDFNPYEFVIKSKEDIFWKIHNYSSIWANETTKEQPTVLLVPSIEKLSYVVFYVSLCKACFLKIVVFGTNNHTTSIYPRHESSSILKSWREHVIEIQPFQKTKIEFHRRTREFEDYGLWEVDIRWYSGKTQYRLDSPNLTTYYACHTLDGLESEDKDNGTMNTAFDCEPGKLGKYCNMSCNNVLGNEFEYCQKHRVCQGSQCGCAWGYQGFLCQQSCENGSWGSSCSNECGPLCTGDGCDKVTGRCSENSPSSSGRSRLPLNIVVFLVFAAVFL